A region of the Synechococcus sp. PCC 7502 genome:
GCTTTATAAAAGGTTCAAAAACTTTAAAGCCTAAGGTATTAATAAGGATTTTAATATATTCAATAAACTCTTCCATTTCCGCTTGATCAGATTCTGAAATAGAACTTTTCGTTGGAATGTTAGTATTTTGCACATCATACCTAGAAGCAGAATTAGCAATTTCAAATAACCGAGACTCCAAGTATTTTATATGGGCTTTATTAAGATTTTCATCTTTGCTGATGAATACGACCGCTTCATTCCAAAATTCTTTTTCTGAAATATGGTCAACAAGTCTAGAGTATGCATTTTCAGCTTCGCCAATATAAACTTTGGGCTTATCAGTTGATGTTTCAGATTTCCCAAATAGTAAGTAAACACTGGTACTTTTGAGATCATCTCTATAAGAACAATCTTTTACTTTACCTCTAGGGATTTTGTAGGCTTTTCCTGTCCAATTTGATAATTCACAAACTATCCTTCCATCTGGGTCTGAATCCATCAAGAATAATTTTATTGTTTTTCCATATTTAGTTTTGTACATTAAGACCTAATCAACAAAGGTTAATATGCCAAAAAGTAAAGAATCAGCACAGTCTTTTTCAAAAATTTAATCTGCGCTGACTTCCTAGCTAACTAAAGCTAACTCAATAAGATTTGAGCTTTTGCCACTAAACTTTCTGCTGTCAGATTATTAAAAGCCATCAAT
Encoded here:
- a CDS encoding GIY-YIG nuclease family protein; the protein is MYKTKYGKTIKLFLMDSDPDGRIVCELSNWTGKAYKIPRGKVKDCSYRDDLKSTSVYLLFGKSETSTDKPKVYIGEAENAYSRLVDHISEKEFWNEAVVFISKDENLNKAHIKYLESRLFEIANSASRYDVQNTNIPTKSSISESDQAEMEEFIEYIKILINTLGFKVFEPFIKQNLVNNNIDEELYIKAARGANAKGKRTSDGFVVFHNSEIATETVDSYQKKKLNKLRDELIENEIIIKVEDKLIFKSDYLFSSPSAAAMVIMGRSANGLLEWKDSSGKVLRDIEKQEITKASKQI